From Aspergillus luchuensis IFO 4308 DNA, chromosome 2, nearly complete sequence:
ttttatttttgctTTCCAACGGTCGTCATCACGAAACATTCCCCCCCtttcccatccctccctaACTGAACCATGAAAGACAAGAGAAATACAAGAGGGGGGTCAATCTCTGATAAcaaagtaaataatttaaaatacaGAATTAAATGAataaatagagaaaaagaaaggaaataaaTGAAGGCGAACAGACCTCTTGCTCTTCACTAAACAGGTATTATTCATTTCACCTTCAGGGGAAAAGCAAGTAGAAAGTGACGGAGAGGGGAAATCCGAGCATGTTTCTTTGCCCCTCCCTGGCTGAAGGTTACCAACTTTACCAGGACGTACCGAATTTTCCTTGCCTTCGATCCCTCTTGACGTCCGAGCTCCCTTATCAATATCATTCCAGAGAGGTTCTTTTCCTTTGggattattttcattttttcttttccaactTCCATGCTTATTTCTGTTttggatttttctttttcttcttttttccctttttcaaattaattaatttttttctttctttctttccccgtcAAGTGCGGCTTACCCTAATATTttgctctcttctccactcCGTCACCTTCTCATATACTCCAttacccatccatccatcgcccATTTCTCTTTCGATTCACCACGAACTTCTTTGTATCTAATTCCTCTTCACTGTGCTGGAAACTACTCCCTGCTCGGCTGTTCGACACACTGCCCAGCTTCTTATTTGTCTTCTCTGTTCCTcctattcttttctttcatgtTTGTAGTTTTTTCCACGTTCAGTTCATACTAGATGTCGAGTCCGCAAGGTGAGTGTATTCGTCGAGTCGACCTCGTGCTTTTCTTTCGTGAATCCCTCTTATCGCATGGCTACTATTCTTCCCTCAACTGCCTCCAATGCAAATCACAGCGATGATTTGTGTGTTTGGGATCTTGATCGTTGCTCTCATCTGTGCCACTGCCCGGGATCTCTTGTCTCGTAACACCCTGTTGGCTGCATCCGCCCTCCGCCGCCGGCTTTGCCTCCAACGCTCCTTCTGATACCCTGGAACACCCTGACCCCCCAGTCACACcactttcctcttcttcttttaccGACCGTCTGGCATGATTTGTAACATCGgccctccatcttcccttttcttgaTATGATCGCCCATGTGGAggcaatgctgctgctgctgctcatcatcctcgccacTGTTTGATATCGCTTCCAGGCGCCGCCTCCACACTCTGGCTAACGTGGGGAAACTAGAATATATCAACAGACGCCGTTTCTCAGGACCAGAAGCCTTCTGTTCATAAAGACCTTTCCTGAAACGAGCTTCACCACCCTGTCGATCTTACTTTCCACCTCATTGCCCACTTGTGTGTCTGCTTACACAAGCACTCCCGGCCGGATGCCATACACTGCGCCGTTGAAGACGTCGCCTTCTGCGCAGCACATTGAACACTCTGAACTCACTCCACAATCCTGTCCTAGCTCTCCCACCGCTGTCGTCTCTCACCATCAACGCCAGCACCTGCCTCGCTCGTATTCTTCCACCTCATATGTGCGAAGGCACCGACGAAGCCCTTCAAGTAGCAAGGTCTTTGTCTTTCCAGAGCCCGAAGCTCATATCAAAGTGGATCATGTCAACGACCCTCATGCTAGTATTCGAACATCGCCGCCTCCCATAAGTGATGCTGTCATCCCTCCTGGGGCTCTGATCTCACCTCCTGAATCTGCCAACAATTCAAGTGATGAAGAGGTGTCATACCCATCCCAGGACGGGCTCCAGCTGAAGAAATTGGAGGCTGCTGTGAGGTCCATTGAGCAGAGACGAGTGTCCTCGCCGGAGAGACAGCTGTCGGAGGTGCAGTCCTCATCGAGCATGGCAGCCATTGCTGGTGGCCCTGTTCAACCTCCACGGCCGCCCCTCTCCAGAGAGGCCCGCAAGATATCCCACTCTCGATCGGTTACAGAAACCTCAATTGACCGTAGACAGGAGGAGGCTTTGACTAGCTCTCCGGAAGAAAGTGACAGAGATGACGAGCCCCCGGTCAGGCACCCTATGGTCCGCAAGAAGTCTGGGGAACTGGTGAGACCAGCTCTTCGCCCACCTTCGGCTCGGCGGCGCCCATCTAGCATGCCGGGGACTCCAACTTACGCAAAGGCGGTTCACTTCGACGCTCAGCTGGAACATATCCGTCATTTCCTGCAATTGGATAAGCCTCAAGCCGTAAGTGCAGACACATCGCCAGTGGAAGACTATGACGCAGCAGAGGAGTTTCCGTTCAAGAAGGGTCATCGGGACATGCCCGCTTTCGAATGGGAGCTTGGTCTGTCGAACTTTCCTAAAGACACCCCTTCTCGGGCCAAGCAACGCGTTCGACTGGAACGCTTGCACTTGTCTTCGGATAAAAATACCATGATCGGCGTCGTTGGGGTTGCCAACCTGGCTTTCCACAAGCACGTTGCTGCTCGGTTTACTCTCGATCATTGGAAGACTGTTTCTGAAGTCTCAGCCGAGTACAATGATGACCCCCGACGGAAGCCTACTCAGGATGGCTATGACAGGTTTGCTTTCAGCATCCGGCTGGATGACCAAGCAAATTTGGAGAGGAAAACCATGTTTGTGTGCATTCGCTACAATGTCGCTGGAGAGGAGTACtgggacaacaacaactcacAGAATTACCAAGTCAACTTTCGCAGAGTACAAAAAGAAATGCCCCAGGCCCGtgctcctccctccgcacGTCCTCGTACGAATTTGCCTAGGAGCAGGAGCTTTGCTGGATCCAACAGTCGCCCTCACTCAATGCCGCCTTCATTTGATGCCTTGTCTGAGATGGACAAGTACATTTCGTTCGGCAACCCACCAACGAATGGCAAGAAGGAACATTTGGGTGATGACGATCCGCATGATGTTGAAATGGTGGCTCCGATACGTCGCGATAAGCAGAACCATCAGGTCTTTGGAAATCGTTACGATTTCGAAGCCTCCTTGTCGGCAGCCATGCGGACCAAACCTACTCATGATCGCACGACATTGACAGCTCGAGCAAAATCAAAATTCCCGTCGCATGGTAGTCACGGCCATTCGTCGGAACGGAAAGCAAGCCACAAGGAGGAGAACGCGCCTTTGCCTAGCAGAGGTAGCCAGCAACCAGGGCCCTCAGACCACCATAAACCCTCTACCATCGTTTCTGGCAAGCCGCATCGCGAGTCGTCGGTGTATAAAGAGTTGGTTGATAAATACTGCTTCTTCGGATCCGGATCGATGAATTACCCAAGTGGTGCAGTTGGTCCCGTCACGGGAAGTCCGGATTATGAAACCCGGACAGGGTCTAATAGCAGTTCCAGCTCGGTGTCTCCCTgctcatctcctcccatgGATGGGGTTTATGGTGGTGATTCTCGACACTCCCCTGCCGCTCCGTCGTCACCGAACCATATCGGATATCAATATCTTCAGCCTATGCAAAACAGTTTTATGAAGGATACGCAGACACCTGCTATCATCCAAGGATGAACGAAGATGCATAAGCGCTTTAGACCCCGCCGCCTACGAGATCACAACGCGAACGTCCTTTGCTTTCTACATGTCTCTGTGTCCCTCCGTCGATGGAAGACACgaaaatttttttcttttccctctttctctttttaccCCAGTGGGGATAAGCTTTCTGAAGGCTATCAAGCATGACTTGAAACTCTTAAACGACAGTGCAGTTGTCAACCCGACCTGCTCACCTGGTGTCCATGAAGCCGCCTCGTTCCCATCTTCGACTCGACTTTTGTTGATGCGCCCGCCTAAGTATCTACGAGGATCCTTTGCGATGTATTATAAACCGCGGGATCTGACGTTATGCTGGGAGGTGCATTGTTTCCTACCTATACAACACAGGGGGGCTTTTTCCAATACATTGGGGCGCGGCTACGATTTTGCTACAGTAACGATTACGATTTGATGTCTTGTATCTTTCCTTTGCAGTTAATTTTGTCAGTTATTTGCCGGGGCTACCTTTACTGAGTGGATGGGATGCATGGTAGGTTCCTGCGCAGCATTTCCAGGGAAGCGAGGAGGCGAAGCAAGGAAAAGTGTTCGCATTGAAGTGGTCTAACGCATTTGCATCATTGTTTTTCATCTACTTCCGTCAATGATGAGCTTCTGTATGGTGTTCGGGGTATGAGTTATTCTGTTTTCTGTACCTTATGTTTTAATTCTTCTCTACGCTCATAATTTCTCCAAGTTTTGCTAAGGGTGGGTGGTGCATGGGTTCACATTTTTATCCGAATTGCTGTGCTCCAGGGAGGGTCCGTGAAGCGCATGTAGCTTGCTATCCAGATTATGCAATGGTACACAATACAACTGATTAGATTGCGAGAGATGCAAGTTTGCCACCGATGTAGAGAGTAGAATTGATGTATGTTGTACAGCGTATATGGTGAGGAAGTGACAACCGGCCGCCAAGTCTCACGTGACGGACCCGCCGCCTTACGGCCTGAGCCGCgcgggcagcagcagaagttgGTCCCCAGCGGGAACAGCGCCAACCCGCAACCCGCAAAATCACCACCTCGAAAGCGGTCGTTCATAACGCCCTTTTTCACCCTCGCGGCCCGCCAATCAGGCTTCTCCATTGCTTTTGACCCTTCCAGATCACCCTCTGGGGCTTAGTCATTCACTCCCAAGGGGCAAAGCAGCGAGATCACGCTCTCGCTTGCCGCCCGCACCGCGAAACCTATATAAACCGGtggctcctccttctccgccaccttctttcgctctctctcgactcttttcttcctctcagcGACCGGCCCGCAACGCGTCACGCCaaaccatccaccacccaccaccttcCATCAATTTTCCATCTCATACTTCTTCCAATCAATTAATCTCATCTCAGCAATATGACTGGACGTAAGtattttatcttcttttcttgcttcagCTATTAGTTCCTCGTCGGTCCCTACTCTCgggttgggatggtggtgatgatcttggatgatcttgatgatgcACCCCTGGTAACACGTGACCGCGTACCTGTCACGCCCACGCGTCGTGTCCAAGATTTCATCTGATCTTCACTCCACCTCACATACCTAATTTCCTTAATCAAACAAAGCATCACTCAACATGTACTAACGCTCTCTCACAGGCGGAAAAGGAGGCAAGGGTCTCGGCAAGGGTGGCGCCAAGCGTCACCGTAAGATCTTGCGTGACAACATCCAGGGTATCACTAAGCCCGCTATCCGCCGTCTCGCTCGCCGTGGTGGTGTCAAGCGTATCTCCGCCATGATCTACGAAGAGACCCGTGGTGTCCTCAAGTCCTTCCTCGAGTCCGTCATCCGTGATGCCGTCACCTACACTGAGCACGCTAAGCGCAAGACCGTCACCTCCCTCGACGTTGTCTACGCCCTCAAGCGCCAGGGCCGCACCCTGTACGGTTTCGGTGGTTAAATTATCTTCAACCGACCGGAAGGGATTACTGCTCTGGTGTTTGTCGTCTCTCTGGTTCTGAACCTTCGACTGGATTGTGGACTAGACCGGCAGGATCCGCCGTACAATTCTGTTTCTGATTTCTGGGGGCTATTTCTTTTGACTCGTTACGGTATTGGGGTTTGGGATAACTGGGGTTCTTTTTACTACATTTGGAATGGATTATGTCCACGGGTTTGATACTCTTACAACTTGCTTATTTTCTTGTTAATGGGatcggatggatggattcgaAATCATTGTATCTAGACGGCCCTTCGAGGCTTGATGGACGAAATATCACGTGAATGATCGTTGATACTTATTTTTGCTGCTATTTGCTTTTCCAGCCgtaatatgtatat
This genomic window contains:
- the HHF1_1 gene encoding histone H4 (COG:B;~EggNog:ENOG410PPJQ;~InterPro:IPR009072,IPR019809,IPR001951,IPR035425;~PFAM:PF15511,PF02969;~go_component: GO:0000786 - nucleosome [Evidence IEA];~go_function: GO:0003677 - DNA binding [Evidence IEA];~go_function: GO:0046982 - protein heterodimerization activity [Evidence IEA]), producing MTGRGKGGKGLGKGGAKRHRKILRDNIQGITKPAIRRLARRGGVKRISAMIYEETRGVLKSFLESVIRDAVTYTEHAKRKTVTSLDVVYALKRQGRTLYGFGG
- a CDS encoding protein phosphatase regulator GAC1 (CAZy:CBM21;~COG:O,T;~EggNog:ENOG410PGU8;~InterPro:IPR038175,IPR005036;~PFAM:PF16760,PF03370;~go_function: GO:0005515 - protein binding [Evidence IEA]), with the translated sequence MPYTAPLKTSPSAQHIEHSELTPQSCPSSPTAVVSHHQRQHLPRSYSSTSYVRRHRRSPSSSKVFVFPEPEAHIKVDHVNDPHASIRTSPPPISDAVIPPGALISPPESANNSSDEEVSYPSQDGLQLKKLEAAVRSIEQRRVSSPERQLSEVQSSSSMAAIAGGPVQPPRPPLSREARKISHSRSVTETSIDRRQEEALTSSPEESDRDDEPPVRHPMVRKKSGELVRPALRPPSARRRPSSMPGTPTYAKAVHFDAQLEHIRHFLQLDKPQAVSADTSPVEDYDAAEEFPFKKGHRDMPAFEWELGLSNFPKDTPSRAKQRVRLERLHLSSDKNTMIGVVGVANLAFHKHVAARFTLDHWKTVSEVSAEYNDDPRRKPTQDGYDRFAFSIRLDDQANLERKTMFVCIRYNVAGEEYWDNNNSQNYQVNFRRVQKEMPQARAPPSARPRTNLPRSRSFAGSNSRPHSMPPSFDALSEMDKYISFGNPPTNGKKEHLGDDDPHDVEMVAPIRRDKQNHQVFGNRYDFEASLSAAMRTKPTHDRTTLTARAKSKFPSHGSHGHSSERKASHKEENAPLPSRGSQQPGPSDHHKPSTIVSGKPHRESSVYKELVDKYCFFGSGSMNYPSGAVGPVTGSPDYETRTGSNSSSSSVSPCSSPPMDGVYGGDSRHSPAAPSSPNHIGYQYLQPMQNSFMKDTQTPAIIQG